In a genomic window of Algoriphagus halophilus:
- a CDS encoding RagB/SusD family nutrient uptake outer membrane protein — MKKHILGFAVACILLTGCEDFLTVVPETELSSATFFKNQTDFEQAINAAYVPLRTITNNRAWLLGEMHSDNTYYARNVLFGATDNQEDIADFSIPESNGTSANTHVLNQWRQDYLIIARTNQILAVIDEVEFDQAAKDNVKGQALFLRAYAYFELARYFGSVPLHLTPVATREEAALDLSPEADVYAQIEQDLQAAVPLLPKKSAQEPGRATEGAARTLLANVYINQKKWSEAEQILTPVVTSGEYTLMADYAMAFPGNSSNKNNSESVFEVQFMEGAAGLNGNFIYQFMPRPISADELQPIMGTSNPQNIDGEGNNIPTPDIIAAYEEGDLREDASIGYVFLSGSFRDDKTYPYIKKHAKQHSQHNNTGTNWVVYRYAEVLLFMAEILNEQGKPGEAKVYLDQIRDRAGLDPSTASGQAEMREAIFKERRVELAFENKRWFDIQRTDRIEEIIRPYGQRIINNPLDYYYPPIEGAVPRSNAFTNLSKFYAYPAAESDLSPYF; from the coding sequence ATGAAAAAACATATATTAGGCTTTGCAGTAGCATGTATTTTATTGACCGGCTGCGAAGATTTTCTAACGGTAGTTCCTGAAACAGAATTGAGTTCGGCTACCTTTTTTAAGAATCAAACTGATTTTGAGCAGGCTATTAATGCAGCCTATGTACCCCTAAGAACCATCACTAACAATAGAGCATGGTTGTTAGGAGAAATGCACTCTGATAACACGTATTATGCAAGAAATGTATTGTTTGGAGCAACGGATAATCAGGAAGATATTGCAGATTTCTCTATCCCTGAATCAAATGGAACGTCGGCAAATACACATGTTTTGAACCAATGGAGACAGGATTATCTAATTATTGCCAGAACCAACCAAATTCTTGCTGTAATAGATGAAGTCGAATTTGACCAAGCTGCCAAAGACAATGTGAAAGGACAAGCGCTGTTTTTAAGAGCATATGCTTATTTTGAATTGGCTAGGTATTTTGGAAGTGTTCCATTACACCTTACTCCAGTAGCTACTAGAGAGGAAGCTGCATTGGATCTTTCCCCTGAAGCAGATGTTTATGCGCAGATAGAGCAAGATTTACAAGCAGCTGTTCCATTGTTGCCTAAGAAATCTGCTCAAGAGCCTGGAAGAGCGACTGAAGGTGCTGCTAGAACTTTGTTGGCCAATGTTTACATCAACCAAAAGAAATGGTCTGAAGCAGAGCAAATACTCACTCCTGTGGTAACAAGTGGTGAATATACTTTAATGGCTGATTATGCCATGGCATTCCCAGGGAATTCATCAAATAAGAATAACTCTGAATCTGTATTTGAAGTCCAATTTATGGAAGGTGCAGCAGGTTTGAATGGTAACTTTATTTACCAGTTTATGCCACGGCCAATTAGTGCTGATGAGCTTCAGCCGATAATGGGAACCAGCAATCCTCAAAATATTGATGGTGAAGGTAACAATATTCCTACTCCGGATATCATTGCCGCCTACGAAGAGGGTGACTTGAGAGAAGATGCATCTATTGGTTATGTATTTTTATCTGGAAGTTTTAGAGATGATAAAACCTATCCTTATATCAAAAAACACGCGAAGCAGCATTCACAGCATAATAATACCGGAACCAACTGGGTAGTCTATCGCTATGCAGAAGTTCTGTTGTTTATGGCTGAGATTCTCAACGAACAAGGCAAGCCAGGAGAAGCTAAAGTCTACCTAGATCAAATAAGAGATAGAGCAGGATTAGATCCAAGTACGGCTTCTGGCCAAGCTGAAATGAGAGAAGCTATCTTCAAAGAAAGAAGAGTGGAATTGGCCTTTGAAAACAAAAGATGGTTTGATATCCAGCGTACAGATAGAATAGAAGAGATTATTAGACCTTATGGACAGCGAATAATTAACAATCCATTGGATTATTATTATCCACCAATTGAAGGTGCAGTTCCAAGATCTAATGCATTTACTAACTTGAGTAAGTTCTATGCTTATCCAGCTGCAGAATCCGACTTGAGTCCTTATTTCTAA
- a CDS encoding c-type cytochrome encodes MNHKKHVVRILIFSLIVFGAISCAKKEEKKPVHPKVAKLKLPAGFVAEHIYSPGENDQGSWVAMTFDDKGRMITADQYGALYRLEIPAVGSDSLAPKIEKLVVGDQTDQKLGMGYAQGLLYAFNSVYVMVNHRGNDEFERTTGMYRIQDLDGDDRYETVTLIKLMEGSPGEHGPHSMILSPDGQSIYISAGNHVDVPEMDSYRLPKAWDRDNLFPEIKDPRGHANDRMAPGGWIAKTDPEGKTWELVAAGFRNEFDIAFNENGDLFTYDSDMEWDFGMPWYRPTRICYVPSGAEFGWRTGNQKWSPNYPDNLPAALNIGQGSPTNVMFGTNSNFPDKYKKALYTFDWSFGIIYATTLTPEGASYAASGEEFISGSPLPLTDGEFGPDGAMYFLTGGRRLESDLYRVYYDGDEAPGTSTKQTLTEEHEIRRKLETYHAGGPKAGAIDEAWPYLAHEDRFIQYAARIAVEHQPVSEWQSMVFAEENPNIAIQAAIALARHGSPSVATPLLNKLTSINYSDLSETGKQNLLRAIELTLFRFENSAKASFPKVIAYLDPYYPSGNNNLDRELAKLLTYTGAEDAVSKTLAILETAKDDENFQKTLTSSSDLIMRNPQYGMDIANMLANVPPAQQTYLAVVLGGAEKGWTPELRDKYFTWIRNAFNYKGGRSYVGFIDRARKMALSHVASSEKAKYDEMSGAALLTGNGNDIVQSDVQPEGPGRRWTLEEAEPLVENLSGRDYVRGKAMYAATLCQSCHTMQGEGGIIGPDLTQLGTRFSPKDILNSTINPSDVISDQYAATVLVLNDGNSVVGRVTNEDESNYYVSQNPFAPETIRTVPKSSVVETKLSEVSIMLPGMINRLNEEELKDLMAYLISGGNPDHEVFKGSETASNTD; translated from the coding sequence ATGAATCACAAAAAACATGTAGTTCGCATTTTGATCTTTTCCCTGATTGTTTTTGGGGCAATATCCTGTGCGAAAAAAGAAGAAAAAAAGCCCGTTCACCCGAAGGTTGCAAAATTAAAGTTACCAGCAGGGTTTGTAGCGGAACATATTTATAGCCCTGGAGAAAATGATCAAGGTTCTTGGGTAGCAATGACCTTTGATGATAAAGGGAGAATGATTACTGCGGATCAATATGGAGCGCTTTACAGGTTAGAAATCCCAGCTGTAGGTTCAGACTCTCTTGCTCCTAAAATTGAAAAATTGGTAGTCGGAGATCAAACGGATCAAAAACTGGGAATGGGGTATGCTCAAGGTTTGCTATACGCCTTTAACTCTGTCTATGTGATGGTAAATCATAGAGGGAATGATGAATTCGAAAGGACTACAGGTATGTATAGAATTCAAGACCTAGATGGAGATGATCGCTATGAAACAGTTACTTTAATTAAACTAATGGAGGGATCACCCGGAGAGCATGGTCCTCATAGCATGATTTTATCTCCTGATGGACAGTCTATTTACATCTCAGCAGGTAACCATGTGGATGTTCCTGAAATGGACTCATACCGCTTACCAAAAGCTTGGGATAGAGATAATTTATTTCCTGAAATCAAAGACCCAAGAGGTCATGCCAACGATAGAATGGCTCCAGGAGGATGGATTGCCAAAACAGATCCTGAAGGCAAAACTTGGGAGTTGGTTGCAGCCGGATTCAGAAATGAGTTTGATATAGCTTTCAACGAAAATGGGGATTTGTTTACCTATGATTCGGATATGGAATGGGATTTTGGTATGCCTTGGTATAGACCTACCAGAATTTGCTATGTTCCTAGTGGAGCAGAATTTGGATGGAGAACTGGAAACCAAAAATGGTCTCCAAACTATCCGGATAATTTACCTGCTGCTTTGAATATTGGACAAGGATCTCCAACCAATGTCATGTTCGGTACCAATTCCAATTTTCCAGATAAATACAAGAAAGCATTATATACTTTTGATTGGAGTTTTGGAATTATTTATGCGACTACCTTAACTCCTGAAGGAGCTTCCTATGCTGCAAGTGGTGAGGAATTTATTTCTGGATCTCCTCTTCCTCTTACGGATGGAGAATTTGGCCCCGATGGTGCGATGTACTTTTTGACAGGTGGTAGAAGATTGGAGTCGGATCTGTATAGAGTGTATTATGATGGAGATGAAGCTCCTGGTACTTCCACCAAACAGACCTTAACGGAAGAGCACGAAATCCGAAGAAAACTTGAAACGTATCATGCTGGTGGTCCAAAAGCTGGAGCTATTGATGAGGCTTGGCCTTATTTGGCACATGAAGATCGCTTCATTCAATATGCAGCAAGAATCGCAGTGGAACATCAACCTGTTTCAGAATGGCAATCCATGGTATTTGCAGAGGAAAATCCAAATATCGCTATTCAAGCTGCTATCGCTTTGGCGAGACATGGTAGTCCAAGTGTAGCTACGCCTTTATTGAATAAACTTACTAGTATTAATTATTCTGATTTATCTGAAACTGGAAAACAGAATTTGTTAAGAGCGATTGAGCTGACACTTTTCAGATTTGAAAATTCTGCAAAAGCATCTTTCCCTAAAGTGATTGCTTACCTAGATCCTTACTATCCATCAGGAAATAATAATTTGGATCGTGAACTTGCAAAGCTTTTGACCTATACCGGTGCTGAGGATGCAGTAAGTAAAACCTTGGCGATTTTAGAAACAGCGAAGGATGATGAGAATTTTCAGAAGACATTAACATCTTCTTCTGATTTGATCATGAGAAATCCTCAATACGGTATGGACATCGCAAATATGCTTGCCAATGTGCCACCCGCTCAACAAACGTATTTGGCGGTAGTATTAGGAGGTGCTGAAAAAGGCTGGACTCCGGAATTACGGGATAAATATTTTACATGGATCAGAAATGCCTTTAATTACAAAGGAGGTAGAAGCTATGTTGGTTTCATAGATCGAGCTAGAAAAATGGCACTTTCTCATGTCGCTTCTTCCGAAAAAGCGAAATATGATGAAATGTCTGGAGCTGCTTTATTGACTGGAAATGGCAATGACATTGTTCAGTCCGATGTTCAACCAGAAGGTCCAGGTAGAAGATGGACGTTGGAAGAAGCAGAACCTTTGGTAGAGAATTTATCCGGAAGGGATTATGTCAGAGGGAAAGCCATGTATGCTGCTACCCTATGTCAATCTTGCCATACCATGCAGGGAGAAGGAGGTATTATTGGTCCAGACCTTACCCAGCTAGGTACACGATTCTCTCCTAAGGATATTTTGAACTCCACCATTAATCCTAGTGATGTGATTTCCGATCAATATGCAGCTACTGTATTAGTATTGAATGATGGAAACTCAGTAGTAGGAAGGGTGACAAATGAAGACGAGAGCAATTACTATGTTTCTCAAAATCCATTTGCCCCAGAAACCATTCGAACTGTACCTAAATCCAGTGTGGTAGAGACTAAACTTTCTGAAGTATCTATTATGCTTCCTGGTATGATCAATAGATTAAATGAGGAGGAATTGAAGGATCTGATGGCTTATTTGATCTCTGGAGGTAATCCTGATCACGAAGTCTTTAAAGGATCTGAAACCGCATCAAATACGGATTAA
- a CDS encoding 3-keto-disaccharide hydrolase produces MKKIHYLMMGILSTVALGLLLSMIPADKTEPISSESQSEFKSIFDGKTLTGWEGDPTYWKVEDGAITGVITPETLLKANTFLIWKDGQPGDFELKAKFKISETGNSGINYRSDMVPDVPFALKGYQADIDGRINYTGQNYEERKRTTLAYRGQKTKITPQENPTGNLRDYVERNAWKGLNVIEEIGDRDELKTKIKANDWNEIHIVAKGNVLKHYVNGVLMSEVHDEDPANFSAKGYLGVQVHVGPPMKVQYKDLMIKMN; encoded by the coding sequence ATGAAAAAGATACATTATCTAATGATGGGAATATTATCAACAGTGGCCTTAGGATTACTGCTGAGCATGATTCCTGCAGATAAAACAGAACCAATCTCTTCTGAGTCCCAAAGTGAGTTTAAATCAATTTTTGATGGAAAAACCTTAACTGGATGGGAAGGCGACCCAACTTACTGGAAGGTGGAAGATGGGGCCATTACGGGGGTGATTACTCCTGAAACCTTACTGAAGGCCAATACATTTTTGATTTGGAAAGATGGTCAGCCTGGAGATTTTGAGTTGAAAGCTAAATTTAAGATTTCTGAAACAGGTAATTCAGGAATTAACTATAGAAGTGATATGGTTCCTGATGTTCCTTTTGCCTTAAAAGGTTACCAAGCCGATATCGATGGAAGGATCAATTACACTGGTCAGAATTATGAAGAGAGAAAAAGAACCACTTTGGCTTATCGTGGACAAAAGACCAAGATTACTCCACAAGAAAACCCAACGGGAAATCTGAGGGATTATGTAGAAAGGAATGCTTGGAAAGGGTTGAATGTGATTGAGGAAATTGGAGATAGAGATGAGTTAAAGACTAAAATCAAAGCGAATGACTGGAATGAAATTCATATTGTTGCGAAAGGCAATGTATTGAAGCATTATGTCAATGGCGTGCTGATGAGTGAAGTGCATGATGAGGATCCTGCCAATTTTTCTGCGAAAGGATACCTAGGAGTACAAGTTCATGTAGGGCCACCTATGAAAGTCCAGTACAAAGATTTGATGATAAAAATGAATTAA
- a CDS encoding aldose 1-epimerase family protein, with amino-acid sequence MNSPEIAQIDNWKRKISNSQQLGGIETSVLDNGPGRGVRIAWINTGSGLRYKVILDRGMDILDCFFNESSLAWISHSGHVSPQPFSNKGIDWLRTFGGGLLTTCGLSNAGPPNSDESGERGLHGNFSNIPAELISIKQPDLYRNDLSFEIVGKITETSTFGPSLELTRTISGELGSAAIRISDTVLNRGNTPAPHMVLYHINCGWPLIDDGTRIVWQGDIIPKANDINNTDFNKKHQFTRCAPPLQEHDGFGEDVAFIKPSSVDADQVVCGYANDALQLGLKISFSKKQLPWLIHWQHWGENEYVTALEPATNPPIGQAEARKNQTLIMLQPGEYKSYELTLEAITGKDVNDFK; translated from the coding sequence ATGAACTCACCCGAAATAGCTCAAATAGATAACTGGAAGCGGAAAATTTCTAATTCTCAGCAACTTGGAGGAATTGAAACTTCTGTATTGGACAATGGCCCTGGAAGAGGAGTGAGAATCGCATGGATTAATACAGGTTCCGGACTTCGATATAAAGTAATCTTGGACCGGGGAATGGATATTCTGGACTGCTTTTTTAATGAAAGTAGTTTGGCCTGGATAAGCCACTCGGGACATGTCTCACCGCAACCTTTTTCCAATAAGGGAATTGATTGGCTTCGGACTTTTGGAGGGGGATTATTAACAACTTGTGGTCTGTCCAATGCCGGACCTCCCAATTCGGATGAAAGTGGTGAAAGAGGACTACATGGAAACTTTAGTAATATCCCTGCGGAGTTGATATCCATCAAACAGCCTGATTTATATAGGAATGATCTTTCCTTTGAGATAGTAGGGAAAATTACAGAAACCAGCACTTTTGGTCCAAGCTTGGAATTGACCAGAACTATCTCAGGCGAATTGGGTTCTGCCGCGATACGGATCAGCGATACGGTACTTAATAGAGGGAATACTCCGGCGCCCCATATGGTATTATACCATATAAATTGCGGTTGGCCCTTGATAGATGATGGAACAAGGATTGTTTGGCAAGGAGATATAATTCCAAAAGCCAATGATATAAATAATACTGATTTTAATAAAAAACATCAATTTACCAGATGTGCTCCACCATTACAGGAGCATGATGGCTTTGGAGAAGATGTGGCATTTATTAAACCTTCTAGCGTAGATGCAGACCAAGTGGTTTGTGGATATGCAAACGATGCGCTCCAACTAGGTTTGAAAATATCATTTTCGAAGAAACAACTGCCATGGTTAATCCATTGGCAACATTGGGGCGAAAATGAATACGTTACAGCTTTGGAACCAGCAACCAATCCGCCAATTGGGCAAGCTGAAGCAAGGAAAAATCAAACATTGATCATGTTGCAGCCTGGAGAATATAAGTCTTATGAGTTGACCTTGGAGGCAATTACAGGAAAGGATGTAAACGATTTTAAATAA
- a CDS encoding cupin domain-containing protein, with protein MSLANKALEQGEGILRLTPTWVPRSFCVPGRRIKLHPDDYYALGGARGGIDERWFSSTTPAENGPLTSKNEGLSHIAFEENGKTELILLKDAINDLGGQIIGDRLWDKYKSWPMYSKFFDNMGPLPHHIHPSDEFGKLTGQNGKPEAYYFPPQVNNHGGDFPYTFFGIAPGTSKETILECLKNFNKGDNKITNYSQAFKLEPGTGWNVPPGMLHAPGSLCTYEPQKASDIFAMYQSLVNEAIIPDELLWNATPKDRWGDYDLLVEMIDWDLNVNPNLMDNHYMEPIPVKDRATMNAEGYDDKWICYRSHDYSAKELTIFPGQTVTIKDSAAYGMIMMQGYGKMNNWDIETPALIRFGQLTHDEYFVSEKAAQEGVKITNHSKTDPIVMLKHFGPDNPDLKVVE; from the coding sequence ATGAGTTTAGCAAATAAAGCGCTCGAACAAGGAGAAGGAATATTAAGATTGACTCCCACTTGGGTTCCTCGATCATTTTGTGTGCCAGGTAGAAGAATCAAATTGCACCCGGATGATTACTATGCCTTAGGTGGAGCTAGAGGGGGGATAGACGAGCGTTGGTTTTCGTCTACCACGCCTGCAGAGAATGGGCCGTTGACAAGCAAAAATGAGGGGTTGAGTCATATTGCATTTGAAGAAAATGGAAAAACAGAATTGATTCTGTTAAAAGACGCAATCAATGATTTAGGAGGACAAATCATCGGGGATAGACTGTGGGATAAGTACAAGTCTTGGCCGATGTATTCCAAGTTTTTTGATAATATGGGGCCATTGCCGCACCATATTCACCCAAGTGATGAATTTGGGAAATTAACAGGGCAAAACGGAAAACCGGAGGCTTATTATTTCCCTCCCCAAGTCAATAATCATGGAGGTGATTTCCCTTACACATTCTTTGGTATAGCTCCGGGAACTTCCAAAGAGACTATTTTAGAATGTCTAAAGAACTTCAATAAAGGAGATAATAAAATCACGAATTACTCTCAAGCATTTAAGTTAGAGCCGGGCACTGGATGGAATGTTCCTCCTGGAATGCTTCATGCGCCTGGAAGTTTGTGTACTTACGAACCTCAAAAAGCATCAGATATTTTTGCGATGTATCAATCGCTTGTAAATGAAGCAATTATACCTGATGAGTTGTTGTGGAATGCTACTCCAAAAGACAGATGGGGTGATTATGATCTGCTAGTAGAGATGATCGATTGGGATTTGAATGTCAATCCTAATTTGATGGATAACCATTACATGGAGCCAATTCCTGTGAAGGACCGTGCTACTATGAATGCTGAAGGCTATGATGATAAATGGATTTGTTACCGCTCTCATGATTATTCAGCCAAAGAATTGACCATCTTCCCTGGACAAACTGTGACCATTAAAGATTCAGCGGCTTATGGAATGATTATGATGCAAGGATATGGTAAGATGAATAATTGGGATATTGAGACTCCTGCATTGATTCGATTTGGGCAGTTGACCCATGATGAGTATTTTGTTTCAGAGAAGGCGGCTCAGGAAGGGGTGAAAATCACCAACCATTCCAAGACTGATCCGATCGTCATGCTAAAACATTTTGGACCAGATAATCCTGACCTTAAAGTAGTGGAATAA
- a CDS encoding sugar phosphate isomerase/epimerase family protein has translation MNNFPKLHNATWPGLVGKGPDSEPVIPFDSLLEMTAAAEVNGVKFDGVDIGLLEPHINLDAPDEAKKVADKVSKYNLNIGSMVAPIWAGAAMGTEEQRKIFLEMVRKSCEFGKELNDLGVRKYGVIRIDSASSVEAWSKDPKGNTKQIADTFREACDIAAGFGEKLAAEGEICWGAMHSWKYMVELMEMVDRPNIGFQADMSHTFLYTLGYNAPEHRILPKDVDLKDRGAIEAALKTVTDALRPWTIDFHVAQNDGSVFGSGSHDKTGRHCQATDPNGLLDIAHDAGYWLRDENGNLTKAFKHICWDGCMFPNSVMENQQTWNDILAAMIKVREAHGWSE, from the coding sequence ATGAATAATTTCCCGAAATTACATAATGCAACGTGGCCTGGATTAGTAGGAAAAGGCCCAGACTCCGAACCTGTAATTCCTTTTGATTCGCTATTGGAGATGACAGCTGCAGCTGAAGTCAATGGGGTGAAATTTGATGGAGTGGATATTGGTTTACTTGAGCCACATATCAACTTAGATGCCCCTGATGAGGCAAAGAAAGTTGCAGATAAAGTGTCAAAATATAATTTGAATATAGGTTCGATGGTGGCTCCGATTTGGGCTGGGGCTGCAATGGGTACTGAAGAACAACGTAAAATATTTTTGGAGATGGTTCGCAAATCCTGCGAATTTGGAAAAGAGCTCAATGATTTAGGTGTCAGAAAGTATGGAGTGATCCGCATAGATTCAGCTTCTTCAGTGGAGGCTTGGTCAAAGGACCCTAAAGGGAACACCAAGCAAATTGCCGATACCTTTAGAGAAGCATGTGATATTGCTGCTGGGTTTGGTGAGAAGCTTGCTGCAGAAGGGGAGATTTGCTGGGGAGCCATGCACAGCTGGAAATACATGGTGGAATTGATGGAGATGGTGGATCGACCTAATATAGGTTTCCAGGCTGATATGTCTCATACTTTCCTATACACCTTAGGATACAATGCTCCAGAACATAGGATTTTACCAAAGGATGTAGACTTGAAAGATAGAGGTGCCATAGAGGCTGCTTTGAAAACAGTGACCGATGCGTTAAGACCATGGACCATTGATTTCCATGTGGCTCAAAACGATGGAAGTGTTTTCGGTTCTGGATCACATGATAAGACAGGACGACACTGTCAAGCCACCGATCCAAATGGACTGTTAGATATTGCCCATGATGCCGGGTACTGGTTGAGAGATGAAAATGGAAATCTGACAAAGGCCTTCAAACATATCTGCTGGGATGGTTGTATGTTCCCAAATTCAGTGATGGAAAACCAGCAGACATGGAATGATATTTTGGCAGCAATGATCAAAGTGAGAGAGGCTCACGGATGGTCAGAATAA
- a CDS encoding Gfo/Idh/MocA family protein: MSEKKYIRIGLIGTGLMGRIHTNGYKRLADFFPEYEHRPVLQAACSRRKEKVEAFAEQWGYKSVETDWRKLLERDDIDAVDICTPNDMHAEIAIAAAKAGKMILCEKPLARTVEEAKKMVDAIEEAGVQNTVWYNYRRIPAVTLAKQIVASGKLGKIFHYRANFLQDWTINPDLPQGGDALWRLDAEAAGSGVTGDLLAHCVDTAMWINGGIKDVSAMTETFIKERVHQGTGEKKKVTIDDACIFHCHFDNGSLGLFEATRYARGHKALYTFEINGEHASIRWDLHDLTRLEYFDHDDEGKVRGWRSIHVTDGDHPYMDRWWIPGTSIGYEHSFIHQVADFFKSLDEGTACHPTFKDAFETQKVCEAVINSANEKAWKDTGVEWTEK, translated from the coding sequence ATGAGCGAAAAAAAATATATACGAATAGGATTAATCGGAACAGGTTTGATGGGGCGAATCCATACAAACGGCTATAAACGATTGGCAGACTTCTTCCCAGAATATGAGCATAGACCAGTTTTACAGGCTGCTTGTTCCAGAAGAAAAGAAAAAGTGGAAGCATTTGCAGAGCAATGGGGATATAAGTCGGTAGAGACTGATTGGAGAAAATTACTGGAAAGAGACGATATCGATGCAGTAGATATTTGTACTCCCAATGATATGCATGCCGAAATTGCCATAGCAGCTGCTAAAGCGGGAAAAATGATCCTTTGTGAGAAGCCCTTGGCAAGAACAGTGGAAGAGGCTAAAAAAATGGTAGATGCCATTGAGGAAGCTGGAGTGCAAAATACGGTTTGGTACAATTACAGAAGAATTCCAGCTGTTACCCTTGCAAAGCAGATCGTTGCTTCTGGGAAGCTTGGAAAAATTTTCCATTACAGAGCAAATTTCCTTCAAGATTGGACCATTAACCCCGATTTACCTCAGGGAGGGGATGCATTATGGAGATTGGATGCAGAAGCTGCAGGTTCGGGTGTGACCGGTGACTTATTGGCACACTGTGTTGATACAGCCATGTGGATCAATGGAGGAATTAAAGATGTTTCTGCAATGACAGAAACTTTTATCAAAGAGCGAGTACATCAAGGAACTGGTGAGAAGAAAAAAGTAACCATTGATGATGCTTGTATTTTCCATTGTCATTTTGATAATGGTTCTTTAGGGCTGTTTGAAGCTACTCGATATGCAAGAGGACATAAAGCGCTTTATACATTTGAAATCAACGGAGAGCATGCCTCAATCCGATGGGATCTTCATGATTTGACCAGATTGGAATATTTTGATCATGATGATGAAGGAAAAGTAAGGGGTTGGAGATCTATTCACGTAACTGATGGGGATCATCCTTACATGGATAGATGGTGGATCCCAGGGACTTCCATTGGATACGAACATTCCTTTATACATCAAGTAGCGGATTTCTTTAAAAGCTTAGATGAGGGCACAGCATGTCATCCTACTTTTAAAGATGCTTTTGAAACTCAAAAAGTATGTGAGGCAGTGATTAATTCTGCGAATGAGAAAGCATGGAAAGACACAGGTGTTGAATGGACTGAAAAATAA
- a CDS encoding arylsulfatase, producing MTKKLSFTTKLAFLLPILSLLFYGCESPKNKDEAVTEKKTNIIFILADDLGYGDLGFLGQQYIETPNIDRLAKEGMFFSDFYSGSTVCAPSRSSFLTGLHTGHTPIRGNSEVQPEGQFPMPDSVMTVGKAMQQAGYVTGAFGKWGLGFIGSTGEPVNQGFEEFFGYNCQRYAHRYYPAYLWHNDQKVDLPGNDWTTTGDYAPDIIQEKTLEFIDQNAEKPFFLFMPIVTPHAELAAPDDELMAKYKKMFPNEQPYVGGKGADYGPDMRIPGYQSQPYPHATFAAMVERIDRYVGEVLDKLEENGLSENTLIIFSSDNGAHQEGGADPEFFDSNGQFRGFKRDLYEGGVRAPMIAWWPNKIKAGTTTDHVAAFWDLLPTFAEVAGQKISSAIDGISFYPTLVGEGEQQEHEYLYWEFHEQGGKQAVRQGNWKAVKLDVFKSEEPVLELYDLSKDPGETNNIANDFPEKAQELESLMSSSHIQNPRFSFYRSEKESSE from the coding sequence ATGACTAAGAAACTCTCTTTTACCACCAAGTTGGCTTTTTTATTACCGATTCTTTCCCTGCTTTTTTACGGATGCGAGTCTCCAAAGAACAAGGATGAGGCAGTAACTGAAAAAAAAACAAATATCATTTTTATCCTTGCTGATGATTTAGGGTATGGAGATTTGGGCTTTTTGGGTCAACAATACATTGAAACTCCAAATATTGACCGACTGGCAAAAGAAGGTATGTTCTTTTCTGATTTTTATTCAGGGTCCACAGTTTGTGCTCCTTCGAGATCTTCTTTTTTGACTGGCTTACATACTGGGCATACACCGATTAGAGGAAATTCAGAGGTGCAGCCAGAAGGTCAGTTTCCAATGCCGGATTCTGTAATGACCGTGGGTAAGGCCATGCAACAAGCAGGGTATGTTACTGGGGCATTTGGCAAATGGGGGCTAGGATTTATAGGTTCGACTGGAGAGCCTGTTAATCAAGGGTTTGAAGAGTTTTTTGGATACAACTGTCAACGGTATGCGCATCGTTATTATCCCGCTTATTTATGGCATAATGATCAAAAGGTTGATTTGCCAGGAAATGATTGGACTACTACTGGGGATTATGCTCCTGATATCATTCAGGAGAAGACCCTTGAGTTTATAGATCAAAATGCTGAGAAACCCTTTTTTCTATTTATGCCTATCGTAACTCCTCATGCAGAACTCGCTGCTCCTGATGATGAGTTAATGGCTAAATACAAAAAGATGTTTCCAAATGAACAACCTTATGTAGGAGGGAAAGGAGCTGATTATGGTCCTGATATGCGTATTCCAGGGTATCAGTCTCAACCTTATCCACATGCGACTTTTGCAGCAATGGTAGAAAGGATTGACCGGTATGTGGGTGAGGTCTTGGATAAGTTGGAAGAGAATGGACTTTCAGAAAATACGCTAATAATTTTCAGTTCGGATAATGGAGCACATCAAGAAGGAGGAGCAGATCCCGAGTTTTTTGATAGTAATGGACAATTCAGAGGTTTTAAGAGAGATTTATATGAAGGAGGAGTACGTGCTCCAATGATTGCTTGGTGGCCCAATAAGATAAAAGCAGGGACTACTACGGATCATGTGGCCGCCTTTTGGGATTTGCTACCCACATTTGCTGAGGTAGCAGGACAGAAGATATCGTCTGCAATCGATGGGATTTCGTTCTATCCTACTTTGGTGGGAGAAGGAGAACAACAAGAGCATGAGTATTTGTATTGGGAGTTTCATGAGCAGGGAGGCAAACAAGCAGTGAGGCAAGGCAATTGGAAAGCTGTGAAACTGGATGTATTTAAAAGCGAAGAGCCGGTATTGGAATTATATGACCTAAGTAAGGACCCTGGAGAAACTAACAACATTGCAAATGATTTCCCTGAAAAAGCGCAAGAGTTAGAAAGCTTGATGAGTTCTTCCCATATCCAAAATCCGCGATTTTCTTTTTACAGAAGTGAGAAGGAGTCTTCTGAATAA